The following proteins are co-located in the Ancylothrix sp. D3o genome:
- a CDS encoding glycosyltransferase, producing the protein MSNLFEDEQFLSLDIRTQKRLARSQFQLQQAEAEINSLRYHLRQTQLELDHIQRVAEQSQTLVSAMETSKFWKLRSLWFKVKGKLKQVVLLKGGEKSDKLIVNSGFGEETPAISEALTRSEIWKIEPASYQDSVPETRINQSLTAHTKTADIIVCVHNALDDVKDCLEAVVRYTRMPYSLILVDDGSGEETREYLANFADYQGATLIRNESAKGYTFAANQGLNKSFSNYAILLNSDTVVTPEWLDRLLACAESDPQIGIVGPLSNSATWQSIPELFNAAGDDWAENPLPEGMRVAEMAQIVAEYSGRLYPRIPFLNGFCLAIKREVIEQVGYFDEVNFGAGYGEENDYCLRTRKAGWQLAIADDVYVYHHGSRSYNHERRKQLCDKANLALAEKHGVEIVSDGVEICRFDPVLQGIRSRCQVMLKRRQYIEEGKKLWEGKRVFFILPIAGVGGGGNIVLHEAEAMIKMGVDVRIVNLAPFKEGFEQGYPENKVPVIYVEKEKNIPWLFPQCDAIFATYYASVFWMNPLTPDLNIPIRGYYIQDFEPYFFPNQVTDFIEAWLSYTLYPDLVRICKTEWDREMVKDQVGVESFVGGATVNIDTYRPRCQKLPNTPKKPIRILAMIRPTSPRRAPKLTMEVLREIDRRYGDAVDIVIFGCESKELDIFDLPQDFRFQNLEILNRSQVAWIMNQIDIFIDYSVFQAQGLTAMEAMCSGCAIIVPQRGGTGEFVKHEENGLIVDSSSPEACLAALERLIVDENLRTKIQRQAIKDVCEFYPEKGAFYTLKSLFHGGEIRGDKNA; encoded by the coding sequence ATGAGTAACTTGTTTGAAGATGAACAGTTTTTATCGTTAGATATTCGCACACAAAAACGTTTGGCGCGTTCACAGTTTCAATTGCAGCAAGCTGAGGCGGAAATTAATTCTTTGCGGTATCATTTGCGACAAACGCAGTTAGAATTAGACCATATTCAGCGCGTGGCTGAGCAATCTCAAACGCTGGTTTCTGCAATGGAGACGAGCAAGTTTTGGAAGTTGCGAAGTTTATGGTTTAAAGTTAAAGGAAAATTGAAGCAAGTTGTGCTTTTAAAAGGTGGGGAAAAATCCGATAAGCTAATAGTAAATAGTGGTTTTGGGGAAGAAACACCAGCAATTAGCGAGGCGCTGACAAGATCGGAAATTTGGAAGATTGAACCGGCATCCTATCAAGATTCTGTACCGGAAACTAGAATAAATCAGTCGTTAACTGCTCATACAAAAACTGCTGATATTATTGTTTGTGTTCACAATGCTTTAGATGATGTCAAAGATTGTCTGGAGGCGGTGGTTCGTTATACGCGGATGCCGTATAGTTTGATTTTGGTGGATGATGGCAGTGGGGAAGAAACGAGGGAATATTTAGCTAATTTTGCTGATTATCAGGGAGCAACTTTAATCCGCAACGAATCCGCCAAAGGTTATACGTTTGCTGCCAACCAAGGGTTAAATAAATCTTTTTCTAATTATGCAATTTTATTGAATAGCGATACGGTTGTAACCCCAGAATGGCTGGATAGACTTCTGGCTTGCGCGGAATCTGATCCGCAAATAGGAATTGTTGGGCCCCTTTCTAATTCAGCAACTTGGCAATCGATTCCTGAATTGTTTAATGCGGCGGGGGATGATTGGGCAGAAAATCCGCTTCCCGAAGGTATGAGGGTGGCAGAAATGGCTCAAATTGTGGCGGAATATTCGGGGCGTTTATATCCGCGAATTCCGTTTTTAAATGGTTTTTGTTTGGCGATAAAACGGGAAGTAATAGAGCAAGTTGGTTACTTTGATGAGGTGAATTTTGGGGCGGGCTATGGTGAGGAAAATGATTATTGTTTGCGAACAAGAAAGGCCGGTTGGCAATTAGCCATCGCTGATGATGTGTATGTTTATCATCACGGTTCACGGAGTTATAATCACGAACGCCGCAAACAATTATGTGATAAGGCGAATTTGGCGCTGGCTGAAAAGCATGGGGTTGAAATTGTTAGTGATGGGGTGGAAATTTGCCGGTTTGATCCGGTTTTGCAGGGGATAAGATCGCGTTGTCAAGTAATGTTAAAACGCCGGCAATATATTGAGGAAGGTAAAAAACTTTGGGAAGGAAAACGAGTTTTCTTTATTCTTCCTATTGCGGGAGTTGGGGGTGGTGGAAATATTGTTCTCCACGAAGCGGAGGCGATGATAAAAATGGGGGTGGATGTCAGAATTGTTAATTTGGCTCCTTTTAAAGAGGGATTTGAACAAGGTTATCCTGAAAATAAGGTGCCGGTGATTTATGTGGAAAAAGAGAAGAATATTCCCTGGTTATTTCCACAATGTGATGCAATTTTCGCTACTTATTATGCCTCGGTTTTTTGGATGAATCCGCTTACACCCGACCTCAATATTCCGATTCGGGGGTACTATATTCAAGACTTTGAACCATATTTTTTCCCCAATCAAGTCACCGATTTTATAGAGGCTTGGCTTTCCTATACTTTATATCCTGATTTGGTGCGAATTTGCAAAACAGAATGGGATCGGGAAATGGTCAAAGACCAGGTGGGAGTAGAGAGTTTTGTCGGGGGTGCTACGGTTAATATTGATACTTACCGGCCTCGCTGTCAAAAATTACCAAATACCCCTAAAAAGCCGATACGAATTCTGGCTATGATTCGGCCAACTTCTCCGCGCCGCGCCCCAAAATTAACGATGGAAGTTTTGCGAGAAATTGACCGCCGGTATGGCGATGCGGTGGATATTGTTATTTTTGGCTGTGAGTCAAAAGAACTGGATATATTTGATTTACCGCAAGATTTTCGCTTCCAAAATTTGGAAATTTTAAACCGTTCCCAAGTTGCTTGGATAATGAATCAAATTGATATTTTTATTGATTATTCTGTGTTTCAAGCGCAGGGTTTAACGGCGATGGAGGCGATGTGTAGTGGATGTGCGATAATTGTACCCCAGCGCGGCGGGACGGGGGAATTTGTCAAACATGAAGAAAATGGGTTGATTGTGGATAGCAGTTCTCCAGAAGCTTGTCTGGCGGCTTTGGAAAGGCTGATTGTTGATGAAAATCTCCGCACGAAAATTCAGCGCCAAGCCATCAAAGATGTGTGCGAATTTTATCCAGAAAAAGGGGCTTTTTATACCTTAAAATCCTTATTTCATGGCGGGGAAATAAGAGGTGATAAAAATGCTTAA
- a CDS encoding class I SAM-dependent methyltransferase — MKFETVLASLKSYPVPEGFLSSPFLLPEDVISDVYKFIVDNKLRSCIELGSGFGATSCVMGAATEEIGGKVLTVDMYLHQPVNGEVLKKHTGIGDSLEIAVDKLGYNWYLADLIAQQTKNGICEPLFDFCLLDGAHEWSPDALAFFLVAKLIKPGGWIVLDDINFTLRSVPNWQQEFGHYTDKELDSFQVGMVYDLAVRQHPDFQDFRITHNGRIGWAKKVDKSCQSQLQETQTQLHQAQTLIKAMESSKFWQLRSAWFKIKQAAGLKEKN, encoded by the coding sequence ATGAAGTTTGAAACAGTTTTAGCTTCTCTAAAAAGTTATCCAGTACCAGAGGGGTTTTTAAGTTCTCCGTTTCTTCTCCCAGAAGATGTGATTTCTGACGTTTACAAATTTATTGTAGATAATAAACTTCGTTCTTGCATTGAATTGGGAAGTGGTTTCGGTGCCACCAGTTGCGTCATGGGCGCAGCGACGGAAGAAATCGGCGGAAAAGTATTAACGGTTGATATGTATTTACATCAGCCGGTGAATGGAGAGGTTTTAAAAAAACATACCGGCATCGGCGATAGTTTAGAAATTGCAGTTGATAAACTCGGCTATAACTGGTATTTGGCTGATTTAATTGCCCAGCAAACAAAAAACGGAATTTGTGAGCCTTTATTTGATTTTTGTCTATTAGATGGCGCTCACGAGTGGTCGCCTGATGCCTTAGCATTTTTTTTAGTAGCTAAACTCATTAAACCGGGTGGATGGATTGTTTTAGATGATATTAATTTTACGCTCAGAAGTGTGCCCAACTGGCAGCAAGAATTTGGTCATTATACTGATAAAGAATTAGATAGCTTTCAAGTGGGAATGGTGTACGATTTAGCAGTGCGTCAACATCCCGATTTTCAAGATTTTCGGATCACCCATAACGGCAGAATTGGCTGGGCGAAAAAAGTGGATAAATCTTGTCAAAGTCAATTACAAGAAACTCAAACGCAATTGCACCAGGCACAAACTTTAATTAAGGCAATGGAAAGCAGTAAGTTTTGGCAACTCAGAAGCGCTTGGTTTAAAATCAAACAAGCTGCCGGTTTGAAGGAAAAAAATTAA
- a CDS encoding ABC transporter permease: protein MKGVVHFAGRGKRSVVANSRWWMQVQLLKSLVHRDLEARYKGSVLGNLWPVISQLSQLVVYTYVFAIVLQVKLNLQGLPENNFTFGMWLFAGLLPWMTFNNGFQQATNAVVCQPNLVKKVVFPLPLLPLVPVLSGFIESTFGLMALILLVGVVAHTLHATLWLLPLVWLPQLLFTAGLAYFGAALTVFLRDIPQTVSVILNFWLYLTPICYPAAVIPQPWQGWVFWLNPMAAIVEVYRDLVLVGEVKHLGEWMSATVVSLIVFYGGLWLYRKLRPAFADVL from the coding sequence ATGAAAGGAGTGGTTCATTTTGCCGGTCGCGGTAAGCGAAGTGTTGTTGCTAATTCGCGCTGGTGGATGCAGGTTCAATTGCTGAAAAGTCTTGTGCACCGGGATCTGGAGGCGCGATATAAGGGTTCGGTTTTGGGGAATTTGTGGCCGGTGATTAGTCAGTTGTCACAATTGGTGGTTTATACTTATGTTTTTGCGATAGTTTTGCAAGTTAAGTTGAATTTGCAAGGGTTGCCTGAAAATAATTTTACGTTTGGTATGTGGTTGTTTGCTGGGTTGCTTCCTTGGATGACTTTTAATAATGGTTTCCAGCAGGCAACAAATGCGGTGGTTTGTCAGCCAAATTTGGTGAAAAAGGTGGTGTTTCCTCTGCCGCTTTTGCCGTTGGTGCCGGTTTTGTCGGGGTTTATTGAAAGTACGTTTGGGTTGATGGCGCTGATTTTGCTGGTGGGGGTGGTGGCGCATACGCTACACGCGACTCTCTGGTTGTTGCCTTTGGTTTGGTTGCCGCAGTTGTTGTTTACGGCGGGTTTGGCTTATTTTGGGGCTGCGTTGACAGTGTTTTTGCGGGATATTCCCCAAACTGTTTCGGTTATTTTGAATTTTTGGCTTTATTTGACTCCTATTTGTTATCCGGCGGCTGTGATTCCTCAGCCTTGGCAAGGTTGGGTTTTTTGGTTAAATCCGATGGCGGCTATTGTGGAGGTTTATCGGGATTTGGTTTTGGTGGGTGAGGTGAAACATTTGGGGGAATGGATGAGCGCAACGGTGGTATCTTTGATTGTGTTTTATGGGGGGTTGTGGCTTTATCGGAAGTTGCGACCGGCTTTTGCTGATGTTTTGTAG
- a CDS encoding ABC transporter ATP-binding protein, which translates to MSDIAISLKNVSKCFKLYRHPVDRLKEVFFPRKGRADEFWALRDISLEIPKGQTLGIVGRNGSGKSTLLQIIVGTLTATSGEVKVNGRISALLELGSGFNPEFTGRQNVFFNGQLLGLKREEIERKFDEIAAFADIGEFLDQPVKTYSSGMFVRLAFAVSTSVEPDILVVDEALSVGDEAFQRKCFARLHAIQDRGGTVLFVSHAAASVIELCNSAILMDKSELLLSGKPKLVIDKYHKLIYAPPDKEAALKEEFRALNGKEDEPVFEKKLSVKMSVEEKLLREFYDPGMVPQNTISYVPRGAKISNPVITTLDGRRVNHLVGRNSYIYSYTVSFYKPASKVRFGMLIKTVTGLELGGVSFSSSGHSIEEVAANTTLVVSFKFKCLLNPGVYFLNAGVSGVVDGGFTYLDRCVDAAMFRVQPQVNSHASALVDLLIEPSVVEVDEGKKEGVFSVLGG; encoded by the coding sequence ATGTCTGATATTGCTATTTCTCTGAAGAATGTATCGAAGTGTTTTAAACTTTACCGGCATCCTGTTGACCGGCTGAAGGAGGTTTTTTTTCCGCGAAAAGGTCGCGCGGATGAGTTTTGGGCTCTGCGGGATATTAGTTTGGAAATTCCCAAGGGGCAAACGCTTGGAATTGTGGGGCGGAATGGTTCGGGCAAAAGTACGCTTTTACAAATTATTGTGGGGACTTTGACGGCGACTTCTGGGGAAGTTAAGGTTAATGGTCGAATTTCGGCTTTGTTGGAGTTGGGGAGTGGTTTTAATCCTGAGTTTACGGGCCGGCAAAATGTGTTTTTTAATGGTCAACTTTTGGGTTTGAAGCGGGAGGAAATTGAGCGTAAGTTTGATGAAATTGCGGCTTTTGCGGATATTGGGGAGTTTTTGGATCAGCCGGTAAAGACTTATTCAAGTGGGATGTTTGTTCGGCTGGCTTTTGCTGTTTCTACGAGTGTGGAACCGGATATTTTGGTGGTTGATGAGGCTCTTTCTGTTGGGGATGAGGCTTTTCAAAGAAAGTGTTTTGCTCGCTTACACGCAATTCAAGATCGCGGGGGGACGGTGTTGTTTGTTTCTCATGCGGCGGCGTCGGTGATTGAGTTGTGTAATTCGGCAATTTTGATGGATAAGAGTGAGCTTTTGTTGTCTGGTAAGCCTAAGTTGGTGATTGATAAGTATCATAAGTTGATTTATGCTCCGCCTGATAAGGAGGCTGCTTTAAAGGAGGAGTTCCGGGCTTTGAATGGGAAGGAAGATGAGCCGGTTTTTGAGAAAAAGTTGTCTGTGAAAATGTCGGTTGAGGAGAAGCTTTTGCGGGAGTTTTATGATCCGGGGATGGTGCCGCAAAATACGATTTCTTATGTGCCAAGAGGTGCGAAAATTAGTAATCCAGTTATTACGACTTTGGATGGCCGCCGGGTTAATCATTTGGTGGGAAGAAATAGTTATATTTACAGTTATACGGTGAGTTTTTATAAGCCGGCTTCTAAGGTTCGTTTTGGGATGTTGATTAAGACGGTGACGGGTTTGGAGTTGGGGGGGGTTTCTTTTTCTAGTTCGGGTCATTCTATTGAGGAGGTTGCTGCTAATACGACGTTGGTTGTTAGCTTTAAGTTTAAGTGTTTGTTGAATCCGGGGGTGTATTTTTTGAATGCTGGGGTTTCGGGGGTTGTTGATGGGGGTTTTACTTATTTGGATCGTTGTGTGGATGCGGCGATGTTTCGGGTTCAACCACAGGTTAATTCTCATGCGAGTGCTTTGGTTGATTTGTTGATTGAGCCTAGTGTTGTTGAGGTTGATGAGGGAAAAAAGGAGGGGGTTTTTAGCGTTTTGGGTGGGTGA
- a CDS encoding bifunctional 2-polyprenyl-6-hydroxyphenol methylase/3-demethylubiquinol 3-O-methyltransferase UbiG: MADFELIRAGFLDVVERFGEWTNHNVCLGEDLYTIGKEKITGAEVKLRRIVQMVADISGKSFEELRILDLACLEGLYGLELALQGAEVVGIEGREANVEKARFVKEVLGVENITFFQDDVRNLSREKYGSFDVVLCIGIFYHLDAPDVFRFMESIGEVCRGFAIVDTHVSLTAESCCTYGDKEYWGRFYKEHDPESSLEDRMKVLWSSLDNVNSFWLSRPSFYNLLGDAGFTSVYECHFPAVEKYEKMRFKKENDRSTFVAIKGEPVRFLSSPKMGDLGSKSCQEFNQLIQDS, translated from the coding sequence ATGGCGGATTTTGAGTTGATTCGGGCTGGTTTTTTGGATGTTGTTGAGAGGTTTGGGGAGTGGACAAATCATAATGTTTGTTTGGGTGAGGATTTGTACACTATTGGTAAGGAAAAAATTACGGGTGCTGAGGTGAAGTTACGCCGCATTGTGCAAATGGTGGCCGATATTTCGGGGAAGTCTTTTGAGGAGTTAAGAATTCTTGATTTGGCTTGTTTGGAGGGGCTTTATGGGTTGGAGTTGGCTCTGCAAGGGGCTGAGGTGGTGGGGATTGAAGGGCGCGAGGCGAATGTGGAAAAGGCTCGTTTTGTTAAGGAGGTTTTGGGGGTTGAAAATATTACGTTTTTTCAGGATGATGTTAGAAATTTGAGCCGCGAAAAGTATGGCTCGTTTGATGTGGTTTTGTGTATTGGGATTTTTTACCATTTGGATGCGCCTGATGTTTTCAGGTTTATGGAAAGTATTGGTGAGGTTTGTCGGGGTTTTGCAATTGTTGATACGCACGTTAGTTTGACGGCGGAAAGTTGTTGCACTTATGGGGATAAGGAGTATTGGGGAAGGTTTTATAAGGAGCATGATCCTGAGTCGAGTTTGGAGGATCGAATGAAGGTTTTGTGGTCTTCTTTGGATAATGTTAATAGTTTTTGGTTGAGCCGGCCTTCTTTTTATAATTTGTTGGGGGATGCGGGGTTTACTTCTGTTTATGAGTGTCATTTTCCAGCGGTTGAGAAGTATGAAAAAATGCGGTTTAAGAAGGAAAATGATCGCAGTACGTTTGTGGCGATTAAGGGTGAGCCGGTGCGGTTTTTGTCTTCGCCAAAGATGGGAGATTTAGGGAGTAAAAGTTGTCAGGAGTTTAACCAATTAATTCAGGATAGTTAA
- a CDS encoding sulfotransferase family protein — protein sequence MSQPLIITGMHRSGTSLLASFLQVLGVNIGENLYEADAFNVRGYFEDVDFLEFQRGVLQKCCRCDDGGWIDWGWTESESLNREKFYEYVEDAKRLIASRDESLSFWGWKDPRTSLMLDFWQGLLPDARYLLVYRFPWDVADSILRLNADIFNEHPDYPLRAWAFYNRNILDFYSRFSERCILVNINSLLEAPEVLVKLLETKLKLKITTSTDSQKLGQLYDGNLFKSLGDSHPVVGILRQVAPQYFALLAELDMVADIPSAFSVGNFGGESLPAEGLVMLLHRQFLDSQRQIKNFSQQQEEKNQELQDLQKEISAIKMSKSWKVSQGLSKLKKMLPLQGYNN from the coding sequence ATGTCGCAGCCTTTAATTATTACGGGAATGCACCGTTCTGGAACTTCTCTTTTAGCTTCTTTTCTGCAAGTTTTGGGGGTGAATATTGGCGAAAATTTATATGAGGCGGATGCTTTTAATGTGAGGGGGTATTTTGAGGATGTGGATTTTTTGGAGTTTCAAAGGGGGGTTTTACAAAAGTGTTGCCGGTGTGATGATGGGGGCTGGATTGATTGGGGTTGGACGGAAAGTGAGAGTTTAAATCGGGAAAAGTTTTATGAATATGTGGAAGATGCAAAAAGGTTAATTGCGTCGCGGGATGAAAGTTTAAGTTTTTGGGGTTGGAAAGATCCTCGTACTTCTTTGATGTTGGATTTTTGGCAGGGTTTGTTACCGGATGCTCGCTATTTGTTGGTTTATCGTTTTCCTTGGGATGTGGCGGATTCAATTTTACGGTTGAATGCGGATATTTTTAATGAGCATCCTGATTATCCTTTGCGGGCTTGGGCTTTTTATAATCGTAATATTTTGGATTTTTATAGCCGTTTTTCTGAACGGTGTATTTTGGTAAATATTAATAGTTTGTTGGAAGCGCCAGAGGTGTTAGTTAAGCTTTTGGAAACGAAGTTAAAGTTAAAAATAACGACTTCTACAGATTCTCAAAAGTTGGGTCAACTTTATGATGGGAATTTGTTTAAGAGTTTGGGTGATAGTCATCCAGTTGTGGGAATTTTAAGGCAAGTTGCGCCGCAATATTTTGCTTTGTTGGCGGAGTTGGATATGGTGGCGGATATTCCAAGTGCTTTTTCTGTGGGAAATTTTGGGGGGGAAAGTTTGCCGGCGGAAGGGTTAGTAATGTTACTCCACCGGCAATTTTTAGACTCTCAACGACAAATTAAAAATTTTTCTCAACAACAGGAAGAAAAAAACCAAGAATTGCAGGACTTACAAAAGGAAATTTCGGCTATAAAAATGTCGAAAAGCTGGAAAGTTTCTCAAGGTTTATCGAAGTTGAAAAAAATGTTACCGCTTCAAGGGTATAATAATTAG
- the ruvB gene encoding Holliday junction branch migration DNA helicase RuvB → MAIVSSNKQPKEPQPPKKAKEKPASYSAEPSLLKPEPTGPDETNKQEEKLRPQTLDTYIGQKDLKQVLSIAIGAAKSRRESLDHLLLYGPPGLGKTTMALILATEMKVGCKITTAPALERPRDIAGLLVNLQPGDILFIDEIHRLSKMSEEILYPAMEDFRLDITTGKGQSARTRSIPLQRFTLVGATTRVGALTSPLRDRFGIIQRLQYYQPEELSQIIQRTADILKTPITPEGALEIARRSRGTPRIANRLLKRVRDYCEVKNSGTITHEIASEALQIYNVDPSGLDWTDRRILSAIIENFSGGPVGLETLAASTGEDTQTIEEVYEPYLLQIGYLNRTHRGRVATPAAWKHLGYDPPAHQLSFFR, encoded by the coding sequence ATGGCTATCGTCTCGTCTAACAAACAACCAAAAGAACCCCAACCCCCTAAAAAAGCCAAAGAAAAACCGGCCTCCTACAGCGCCGAACCTTCCCTACTAAAACCTGAACCCACCGGCCCCGACGAAACCAACAAACAAGAAGAAAAACTCAGACCCCAAACCCTCGACACCTACATCGGCCAAAAAGACCTCAAACAAGTCCTCAGCATCGCCATCGGTGCCGCCAAATCTCGCCGCGAAAGCCTCGACCACCTGCTTTTATACGGCCCCCCCGGCCTCGGCAAAACCACAATGGCCCTAATCCTAGCCACAGAAATGAAAGTCGGCTGCAAAATCACCACCGCACCGGCCCTCGAAAGACCCCGCGACATTGCCGGCCTCCTCGTCAATCTCCAACCAGGAGACATCCTCTTCATTGACGAAATCCACCGCCTCAGCAAAATGAGCGAAGAAATCCTCTACCCCGCAATGGAAGACTTTCGCCTCGACATCACCACCGGCAAAGGCCAAAGTGCCCGCACCCGCAGTATCCCCCTCCAACGCTTTACCCTCGTTGGTGCCACCACCCGCGTCGGGGCCCTCACCTCCCCCCTACGCGACCGTTTCGGCATTATCCAACGCCTGCAATACTACCAACCCGAAGAACTTAGCCAAATCATCCAACGCACCGCCGACATCCTTAAAACCCCCATCACCCCAGAAGGTGCCCTCGAAATTGCCCGCCGATCACGCGGTACCCCCCGGATCGCCAACCGCCTCCTTAAACGAGTCCGCGACTATTGCGAAGTCAAAAATAGCGGCACTATCACCCACGAAATCGCCTCCGAAGCCTTACAAATCTATAACGTAGACCCTTCTGGACTCGATTGGACAGACCGGCGTATCCTCAGCGCCATCATCGAAAACTTTTCTGGCGGGCCGGTGGGTTTAGAAACCCTCGCTGCTTCCACCGGCGAAGACACCCAAACCATTGAGGAAGTGTACGAACCTTACCTCTTACAAATCGGCTACCTCAACCGCACCCACCGAGGACGAGTCGCCACCCCCGCCGCTTGGAAACATCTAGGTTACGATCCACCGGCTCATCAGTTATCATTTTTTCGTTAG
- a CDS encoding glycosyltransferase, whose translation MPATEDSNYSDIAVSVVIPCYNQGEYILDALSSVQSCNEPVYEVIIVNDGSTEALTLKVLSYLKDKGYLVIDQKNQGLAAARNNGIKMAKGRYILPLDADNKIRANYIPKGIEVLDKYPEVGVVYGNAELFGDKTGIWEFPDFDVNRMIMGNFIDACAVIRKSMWEDCGGYDSKIPDKLGYEDWDLWLGAIEKGWKFYHVSQVLFDYRFREGSMVSRCNVPENRRQLIRYIYSKHIGLFAANFINVAADKEYAFLSQEAYSAGWKLKCENLEKEHLQLLENNAEVHRDYSQQLQNANEKLMQTQAELQNYQVVLQQTQAEVEQMKSLFEQSKIAVQETQIQLSQMAWELSEYKQLQAESHNINLQLNGELEQSKANYETIQSYLEQAKAELAQAKNLIIAMQTSKFWKLRSAWFKVKKMMGVGKDE comes from the coding sequence ATGCCTGCAACTGAAGATAGTAACTATAGTGATATCGCTGTTTCGGTGGTGATTCCTTGTTATAACCAAGGCGAGTATATTCTTGATGCGCTTTCGAGTGTGCAAAGTTGCAATGAGCCGGTTTATGAGGTGATTATTGTTAATGATGGCTCGACGGAAGCGCTGACTTTAAAGGTTTTAAGTTATTTAAAAGATAAGGGTTATCTGGTAATTGATCAGAAGAATCAAGGATTAGCAGCGGCGCGAAATAATGGGATTAAAATGGCGAAAGGTAGGTATATTTTACCTTTGGATGCTGATAATAAAATTCGGGCAAATTATATCCCCAAAGGAATAGAAGTTTTAGATAAATACCCTGAAGTAGGGGTGGTTTATGGGAATGCTGAGTTGTTTGGTGATAAAACCGGCATTTGGGAGTTTCCTGATTTTGATGTAAATCGCATGATCATGGGTAATTTTATTGATGCTTGTGCGGTGATTCGCAAAAGTATGTGGGAAGATTGCGGTGGCTATGATAGCAAAATTCCTGATAAATTGGGTTATGAAGATTGGGATTTGTGGTTGGGTGCAATTGAGAAAGGTTGGAAGTTTTATCACGTTTCCCAAGTGCTTTTTGATTATCGGTTTCGGGAAGGTTCGATGGTGAGCCGGTGTAATGTTCCTGAGAATCGGCGGCAATTAATTAGATATATTTATTCTAAGCATATTGGGTTGTTTGCGGCTAATTTTATTAATGTGGCGGCGGATAAAGAGTATGCTTTTTTGAGCCAAGAAGCGTATAGTGCCGGCTGGAAATTAAAATGTGAGAATTTAGAAAAAGAGCACTTACAATTGTTGGAAAATAATGCAGAAGTCCACCGAGACTATTCACAACAGTTGCAGAATGCTAACGAAAAATTAATGCAAACTCAGGCGGAATTGCAAAATTATCAAGTTGTTTTGCAACAAACGCAAGCAGAAGTGGAACAAATGAAAAGTTTGTTTGAGCAAAGTAAAATTGCTGTGCAAGAAACGCAAATACAACTCAGTCAAATGGCGTGGGAATTATCGGAATATAAGCAACTGCAAGCAGAAAGCCATAATATTAATTTGCAACTTAATGGCGAACTTGAGCAAAGCAAAGCCAATTATGAGACAATACAAAGTTACTTAGAACAGGCAAAAGCTGAGTTAGCGCAGGCAAAAAACCTTATAATTGCTATGCAAACCAGCAAATTTTGGAAATTGCGAAGCGCCTGGTTTAAAGTCAAGAAAATGATGGGAGTTGGTAAGGATGAGTAA